Part of the Cryptosporangium arvum DSM 44712 genome, GACGAGCACGACGTCGATACCGACACTGACGATCACGCTTCACACCCTGGCATGTCGGGTCGCAACAGTGGCACCGTGTCTCCCGTGCCACCTCTCACTGGTCGAGTTGCCCTGATCACCGGAGCCAGCCGCAAGGCGGGTATCGGCGCCGCGATCGCCGGCCGTCTCGTCGCGGACGGCGCGTCGCTCCTGCTCCACGGCTGGGACGCGCACGACGAGGCCCAGCCGTGGGGTGCCGACGGTCTGCGCTCGGTGGCGATGGACCTGGCCACCGGCGGGGGGCGGGTCGCCACCGCGGCGGCCGACCTGTCCGATCCGGCGGCGCCACGCACGCTCGTGGGGTCCGCGCTCGATCAGTTCGGGCGGCTGGACATCCTCGTCGCGAACCACGCGCGGTCGGTGCCGTGGGGCCCGCTCAGCGAGGTGACGGCAGCCGAGATCGACCTGTCGTACGCGGTGAACACCCGGGCCACGCTGCTGCTCGTGAAGGAGTTCGCGGCGGTGCGCGGCGAGGCTCCGGACGGGCGGGTCGTGCTCCTGACCTCGGGACAGGGCCAGGGGCCGATGCCGCTGGAGATCCCGTACGCCTCGAGCAAGGCCGCGCTGGCCGGCATGACGCCGAGCCTGGCGGCGGCGTTGGCGCCGTACGCCACGGTGAACTGCGTGAACCCGGGCCCGACCGATACGGGGTGGGCGAGCGCGGACCTCATCGAGGAGTCGCGGCCCAAGGCCCCGTTCGGACGCTGGGGGCAGCCCGATGACGCCGCGAAGCTGATCGCCTGGCTGGTGGGCCCGGAAGCCGGGTGGGTCACCGGCCAGGTGATCAGTTCCGACGGCGGTTGGGGTCTTACTCGACCGTGACCGACTTGGCCAGGTTGCGCGGCTGGTCGACGTCGTTGCCGCGCGCGGCGGCGATCTCGCACGCCAGCACCTGCAGCGGCACCACGGTGGTCAGCGGCGCGAGCAGCGTCGTCGTCCGCGGCACCCGGATGAGGTGGTCGGCGTACGGCTCGACCGCGGTGTCGCCTTCCTCGGCGATGACGATCGTCCGCGCGCCCCGGGCCCGCACTTCCTGGATGTTCGACACGATCTTGTCGTGCAGGAGGCTGCGCCCACGCGGCGACGGAACCGTGATGACCACCGGCACCCCGTCGTCGATGAGCGAGATCGGGCCGTGCTTGAGCTCGCCGGCCGCGAAGCCCTCGGCGTGCATGTAGGCGAGCTCCTTGAGCTTGAGCGCGCCCTCCAGAGCCACCGGGTACCCGACGTGCCGGCCCAGGAACAGCACCTGCTGCGAGCCGGACAGGTCCCGGGCCAGCTTGCGCACCGGCTCCATCGTCTGGAGCACCTCGGCGACCGCGTCCGGTGTGGCCTTCAGCTGGTCGACGAT contains:
- a CDS encoding SDR family oxidoreductase, which encodes MPPLTGRVALITGASRKAGIGAAIAGRLVADGASLLLHGWDAHDEAQPWGADGLRSVAMDLATGGGRVATAAADLSDPAAPRTLVGSALDQFGRLDILVANHARSVPWGPLSEVTAAEIDLSYAVNTRATLLLVKEFAAVRGEAPDGRVVLLTSGQGQGPMPLEIPYASSKAALAGMTPSLAAALAPYATVNCVNPGPTDTGWASADLIEESRPKAPFGRWGQPDDAAKLIAWLVGPEAGWVTGQVISSDGGWGLTRP